One part of the Astatotilapia calliptera chromosome 9, fAstCal1.2, whole genome shotgun sequence genome encodes these proteins:
- the and1 gene encoding actinodin1, which translates to MAERRRTSFSGVLITIVLAVMLLPAFLSAGPIVQKPRGDAGESIQEKAAAAAAHRRLIRNRRNISWYKQHSDFWAWYKYFTDNGNQEAIQEMDRIFLAYLQNKNRAEGRRSYKAYLRHLGDVYKSCSDTEDPNCVASYTSRASPKAEPPKPAPVKTCDPTKDPYCMYMALVQGKSPYKPLVLPAATPAPQYVHSPAPAKDPQSGYYYYSPSTMPFLTMEQKVELLRICGSDDVECLQYHLKAAYGYSGGSRPSYAHLGCDPKKDPACKMLQKAPAGLYMNAYSASSTAPQAAPGSCNPLFEDGCNPLTATRFSTSPESYKSNERDQAAAIRAAPPAEQYDPYSMYRDSYSNVNRVTDPYAMYRQASAPTSPPATDLFAVLRQYMAQAHTNDPYAPRMGAASESNSNDPYSTMRDAAGAMHLHTPPSPRQQHPYSYPSYEEPAQEERHPLGPPGKTKEGYDCFIGYDRECYPVKPSAPRSGVQRRIPYPAEAYEPHLNSDGTRNGVLEPVNPHCDPEYDRDCRLRRYETEQPQSQPERHAAEDHSQTAAEREQVNQDQYEAEPYQSGQEESHTPYQPLSQGMPSLQDILRRYGDQYPGQEDHRAYADNYHKK; encoded by the exons ATGGCTGAAAGAAGACGGACCAGTTTCTCCGGTGTGTTGATCACCATTGTGCTGGCTGTGATGCTGCTGCCTG CATTCTTGTCTGCTGGACCAATTGTGCAAAAGCCCAGAGGAGATG CGGGGGAAAGCATCCAGGAGAAGGCggctgctgcagcagcacacAGGAGGCTGATCCGCAACCGCAGGAACATCAGCTGGTACAAACAGCACTCTGACTTCTGGGCATGGTACAAGTACTTTACTGACAACGGCAACCAGGAGGCA ATTCAGGAGATGGATCGCATCTTCCTCGCCTACCTCCAGAACAAGAACCGTGCTGAGGGGCGTCGCTCCTACAAGGCCTACTTGAGACACCTGGGAGATGTTTATAAATCCTGCTCCGATACTGAAGACCCCAACTGCGTGGCTTCCTACACCAGCAGGGCCAGTCCTAAAGCGGAACCCCCCAAACCTGCCCCAGTAAAAACCTGTGACCCCACCAAGGACCCCTACTGCATGTACATGGCTTTAGTCCAGGGAAAGAGCCCTTACAAGCCATTGGTGCTCCCGGCTGCCACCCCTGCTCCTCAGTACGTCCACTCTCCTGCTCCAGCCAAGGACCCTCAGTCAGGGTACTATTACTACTCGCCGTCCACGATGCCTTTCCTGACCATG GAGCAGAAGGTAGAGTTGCTGCGGATCTGTGGCTCTGATGATGTGGAGTGTCTGCAGTACCATCTGAAAGCTGCTTATGGGTATTCTGGTGGGTCCCGTCCATCATATGCCCACCTTGGCTGTGACCCCAAGAAAGATCCTGCCTGCAAAATGTTACAGAAAGCTCCTGCTGGTCTCTACATGAATGCCTATTCTGCCTCCAGTACG GCTCCCCAAGCTGCACCAGGATCCTGCAATCCTCTTTTTGAAGACGGTTGCAACCCTCTTACCGCCACCAGATTTTCCACTTCTCCAGAATCATACAAAAGTAACGAGAGAGATCAGGCCGCTGCCATCCGTGCTGCCCCTCCTGCTGAGCAGTATGACCCCTATTCCATGTATAGGGATTCTTATTCTAATGTTAACAGAGTCACTGATCCTTATGCTATGTATCGCCAGGCCAGTGCCCCAACTTCTCCTCCAGCTACTGATCTCTTTGCTGTACTGCGCCAATACATGGCCCAAGCTCACACTAATGACCCATATGCTCCACGTATGGGGGCTGCTTCTGAGTCAAACTCCAACGATCCTTACTCTACTATGCGTGATGCAGCAGGCGCTATGCACCTGCACACCCCTCCCTCCCCCAGGCAGCAGCACCCTTATTCCTATCCCAGTTATGAGGAACCTGCCCAGGAGGAACGCCACCCTCTGGGTCCCCCAGGCAAAACCAAGGAGGGCTACGACTGTTTCATTGGCTATGACCGTGAATGCTATCCCGTGAAGCCCAGCGCACCTCGCTCTGGAGTTCAACGTCGCATCCCTTACCCTGCTGAGGCCTATGAGCCCCACCTGAATTCTGACGGCACCCGCAACGGCGTCCTGGAGCCTGTAAACCCACACTGTGACCCCGAGTATGACCGTGACTGCCGCCTGCGTCGCTATGAGACCGAGCAGCCTCAAAGCCAGCCTGAACGTCATGCTGCAGAGGACCACAGCCAGACGGCAGCCGAGAGAGAGCAGGTTAATCAGGACCAGTATGAAGCAGAGCCCTACCAGAGCGGCCAGGAGGAATCTCACACACCCTACCAGCCTCTCTCACAAGGCATGCCCAGCCTCCAGGACATACTGAGGCGCTATGGAGACCAGTATCCCGGGCAGGAGGATCACAGAGCTTATGCAGACAACTACCACAAGAAGTAA
- the cops9 gene encoding COP9 signalosome complex subunit 9, with product MKPAVDEMFPEGAGPYVDLDEAGGSSGLLMDLAANEKAVHSDFFNDFEDLFDDDDLQ from the exons ATGAAGCCTGCAGTGGATGAAATGTTTCCTGAAGGAGCTGGTCCCTATGTGGACCTGGACGAG gcaGGAGGCAGCAGCGGTCTGCTCATGGACCTGGCAGCTAATGAAAAAGCTGTGCACTCCGATTTCTTTAATG attttgagGATCTGTTTGATGACGATGACCTGCAGTGA